The following are from one region of the Myotis daubentonii chromosome 2, mMyoDau2.1, whole genome shotgun sequence genome:
- the SMARCC2 gene encoding SWI/SNF complex subunit SMARCC2 isoform X6: MAVRKKDGGPNVKYYEAADTVTQFDNVRLWLGKNYKKYIQAEPPTNKSLSSLVVQLLQFQEEVFGKHVSNAPLTKLPIKCFLDFKAGGSLCHILAAAYKFKSDQGWRRYDFQNPSRMDRNVEMFMTIEKSLVQNNCLSRPNIFLCPEIEPKLLGKLKDIIKRHQGTVTEDRNSASHVVYPVPGNLEEEEWVRPVMKRDKQVLLHWGYYPDSYDTWIPASEIEASVEDAPTPEKPRKVHAKWILDTDTFNEWMNEEDYEVNDDKNPVSRRKKISAKTLTDEVNSPDSDRRDKKGGNYKKRKRSPSPSPTPEAKKKNAKKGPSTPYTKSKRGHREEEQEDLTKDMDEPSPVPNVEEVTLPKTVNTKKDSESAPVKGGTMTDLDEQEDESMETTGKDEDENSTGNKGEQTKNPDLHEDNVTEQTHHIIIPSYAAWFDYNSVHAIERRALPEFFNGKNKSKTPEIYLAYRNFMIDTYRLNPQEYLTSTACRRNLAGDVCAIMRVHAFLEQWGLINYQVDAESRPTPMGPPPTSHFHVLADTPSGLVPLQPKTPQGRQGDADTKAGRKGKELDDLVPETAKGKPELQTSASQQMLNFPDKGKEKPTDMQNFGLRTDMYTKKNVPAKSKAAASATREWTEQETLLLLEALEMYKDDWNKVSEHVGSRTQDECILHFLRLPIEDPYLEDSEASLGPLAYQPIPFSQSGNPVMSTVAFLASVVDPRVASAAAKSALEEFSKMKEEVPTALVEAHVRKVEEAAKVTGKADPAFGLESSGIAGTTSDEPERIGPEESGTDEARAEGQATEEKKEPKEPREGVGAVEEEAKEKTSEAPKKDEEKGKEGDSEKESEKSDGDPIVDPEKEKEPKEGQEEVLKEVVESEGERKTKVERDIGEGNLSTAAAAALAAAAVKAKHLAAVEERKIKSLVALLVETQMKKLEIKLRHFEELETIMDREREALEYQRQQLLADRQAFHMEQLKYAEMRARQQHFQQMHQQQQQPPPALPPGSQPIPPTGAAGPPTVHGLAMAPASVAPAPASSGVPPGSLGPSEQIGQTGSTAGPQQQQPAGAPQPGAVPPGVPPPGPHGPSPFPNQQTPPSMMPGAVPGSGHPGVAGNAPLGLPFGMPPPPPPAPSIIPFGSLADSISINLPPPPNLHGHHHHLPFAPGTLPPPNLPVSMANPLHPNLPATTTMPSSLPLGPGLGSAAAQSPAIVAAVQGNLLPSASPLPDPGTPLPPDPTAPSPGTVTPVPPPQ; encoded by the exons ATGGCGGTGCGGAAGAAGGACGGCGGCCCCAACGTGAAGTACTACGAGGCCGCGGACACGGTGACCCAGTTCGACAACGTGCGGCTCTGGCTCGGCAAGAACTACAAGAAG TATATACAAGCTGAGCCACCCACCAACAAGTCCCTGTCCAGCCTGGTTGTACAGTTGCTACAATTTCAGGAAGAAGTTTTTGGCAAACATGTCAGCAATGCACCGCTCACTAAACTGCCG ATCAAATGTTTCCTAGATTTCAAAGCAGGAGGCTCCCTGTGCCACATACTTGCAGCTGCCTACAAATTCAAGAGTGACCAGGGATG GCGGCGTTACGACTTCCAGAACCCATCACGCATGGACCGCAACGTGGAAATGTTCATGACCATCGAGAAGTCCTTGGTGCAG AATAATTGCCTGTCTCGACCAAACATTTTTCTGTGCCCCGAAATTGAACCCAAACTGCTAGGAAAATTAAAGGACATTATCAAGAGACACCAG GGAACGGTCACGGAGGATAGGAACAGTGCCTCCCATGTTGTGTATCCTGTCCCAGGGAACCTGGAAGAAG AGGAATGGGTGCGACCAGTCATGAAGAGGGACAAGCAGGTTCTTCTGCACTGGGGCTATTACCCTGACAG TTACGACACGTGGATCCCGGCCAGTGAAATTGAAGCGTCTGTGGAAGATGCCCCGACTCCCGAGAAACCTCGGAAG GTTCATGCGAAGTGGATCCTGGACACAGACACCttcaatgaatggatgaatgaggaAGACTATGAAGTAAATGATGACAAAAACCCTGTCTCCCGCCGAAAGAAGATTTCAGCCAAGACACTGACAGATGAG GTGAACAGCCCGGATTCAGATCGACGGGACAAGAAGGGGGGGAACTATAAGAAAAGGAAGCGCTCCCCCTCTCCTTCACCAACCCCAGAAGCTAAGAAGAAAAATGCTAAGAAAGG TCCCTCAACACCTTACACCAAGTCCAAGCGTGGCCACAGAGAAGAGGAGCAAGAAGACCTAACAAAGGACATGGATGAGCCCTCACCAGTCCCCAACGTAGAAGAGGTGACATTGCCCAAAACAG TCAACACTAAGAAGGACTCGGAGTCAGCCCCGGTCAAAGGAGGCACCATGACTGACCTGG atgAACAGGAGGATGAAAGCATGGAGACCACGGGCAAG GATGAGGATGAAAACAGTACGGGGAACAAGGGGGAGCAGACCAAGAACCCGGACCTGCATGAGGACAATGTGACTGAGCAGACCCACCACATCATCATTCCCAGCTATGCAGCCTGGTTCGATTATAATAG TGTTCATGCCATTGAGCGGCGGGCCCTCCCTGAGTTCTTCAACGGCAAGAACAAGTCCAAGACTCCAGAAAT CTACCTGGCCTACCGAAACTTCATGATTGACACTTACCGGCTGAACCCCCAGGAGTATCTCACCTCTACCGCCTGCCGCAGGAACCTGGCGGGCGATGTCTGTGCCATCATGAG GGTCCACGCCTTCCTAGAGCAGTGGGGTCTTATAAACTACCAGGTGGATGCTGAGAGTCGACCAACCCCAATGGGACCTCCACCCACCTCTCACTTCCATGTCTTAGCGGACACGCCCTCAGGGCTGGTGCCTCTGCAACCCAAGACCCCACAG GGCCGCCAGGGTGATGCTGATACCAAGGCTGGGCGCAAGGGCAAAGAGCTGGACGACCTGGTGCCAGAGACCGCTAAGGGCAAGCCAGAGCTG CAGACCTCTGCTTCCCAACAAATGCTCAACTTCCCTGACAAAGGCAAAGAGAAACCAACAGACATGCAGAACTTCGGGCTGCGCACAGACATGTACACAAAGAAGAACGTGCCCGCCAAG AGCAAAGCTGCGGCCAGTGCCACGCGAGAGTGGACGGAGCAGGAGACCCTTCTTCTCCTGGAG GCTCTGGAAATGTACAAAGACGACTGGAACAAAGTGTCTGAGCATGTGGGAAGCCGCACGCAGGACGAGTGCATCTTGCATTTTCTTCGTCTTCCCATTGAAGACCCGTACCTGGAGGACTCGGAGGCCTCTCTGGGCCCCCTGGCCTACCAGCCCATCCCTTTCAGTCAGTCCGGCAACCCCGTCATGAGCACTGTCGCCTTCCTGGCCTCCGTCGTCGATCCTCGAGTCGCCTCTGCTGCTGCAAAGTCGGCTCTAG AGGAGTTCTCTAAAATGAAGGAAGAGGTACCCACAGCCTTGGTGGAGGCCCATGTTCGGAAAGTGGAGGAAGCAGCCAAAGTGACAGGCAAGGCGGACCCAGCCTTCGGCCTGGAAAGTAGTGGTATTGCCGGAACCACCTCTGATGAGCCTGAGCGGATTGG CCCAGAGGAGAGCGGGACTGACGAGGCACGGGCGGAGGGCCAGGCCACAGAGGAGAAGAAGGAACCCAAG GAACCCCGAGAAGGAGTTGGGGCTGTGGAGGAAGAAGCAAAAGAGAAGACTAGCGAGGCTCCCAAGAAAgatgaagagaaagggaaagaaggcgACAGTGAGAAGGAGTCAGAGAAGAGTGATGGGGACCCCATAG TTGACCCTGAGAAGGAGAAGGAGCcaaaggaggggcaggaggaagtgCTGAAGGAAGTGGTGGAGTCAGAGGGGGAAAGGAAGACCAAGGTGGAGAGGGACATTGGTGAGGGCAATCTCTccaccgctgctgctgctgcgctgGCTGCCGCCGCTGTGAAGGCCAAG cacTTGGCTGCTGTTGAGGAGAGGAAGATCAAATCTCTGGTGGCCCTGCTAGTGGAGACCCAGATGAAAAAGCTGGAGATCAAACTCCGGCACTTTGAGGAGCTGGAGACGATCATGGACCGGGAGCGAGAAGCA CTGGAGTATCAGAGGCAGCAGCTCCTGGCCGACAGGCAAGCCTTCCACATGGAGCAGCTGAAGTATGCGGAGATGAGGGCTCGGCAGCAGCACTTCCAGCAAatgcaccagcagcagcagcagccacctccagccctgcccccaggctcccagcctaTCCCACCTACAGGCGCTGCTGGGCCACCCACAGTCCATGGCTTGGCGATGGCTCCGGCTTCTGTGGCCCCTGCTCCTGCTagcagtggggtccctcctgGAAGCTTGGGCCCCTCTGAACAGATTGGGCAGACAGGGTCAACTGCAGGGCCACAGCAGCAACAACCAGCCGGAGCCCCCCAACCTGGGGCAGTCCCACCAGGGGTACCACCCCCTGGACCCCATG GCCCCTCACCGTTCCCCAACCAACAAACTCCTCCCTCAATGATGCCAGGGGCAGTGCCAGGCAGCGGGCACCCAGGCGTGGCGGGTAATGCTCCTTTGGGTTTGCCTTTTGGCatgccgcctcctcctcctcctgctccatccATCATCCCATTTGGTAGTCTAGCCGACTCCATCAGTATTaaccttccccctcctcctaaCCTGCATGGGCATCACCACCATCTCCCGTTCGCCCCGGGCACTCTCCCCCCACCTAACCTGCCTGTGTCCATGGCGAACCCTCTACATCCTAACCTGCCGGCGACCACCACCATGCCATCTTCCTTGCCTCTCGGGCCGGGGCTCGGATCCGCCGCAGCCCAGAGCCCTGCCATTGTGGCAGCTGTTCAGGGCAACCTCCTGCCCAGTGCCAGCCCACTGCCAG ACCCAGGCACCCCCCTGCCTCCAGACCCCACAGCCCCGAGCCCAGGCACAGTCACCCCTGTGCCACCTCCACAGTGA
- the SMARCC2 gene encoding SWI/SNF complex subunit SMARCC2 isoform X10 — translation MAVRKKDGGPNVKYYEAADTVTQFDNVRLWLGKNYKKYIQAEPPTNKSLSSLVVQLLQFQEEVFGKHVSNAPLTKLPIKCFLDFKAGGSLCHILAAAYKFKSDQGWRRYDFQNPSRMDRNVEMFMTIEKSLVQNNCLSRPNIFLCPEIEPKLLGKLKDIIKRHQGTVTEDRNSASHVVYPVPGNLEEEEWVRPVMKRDKQVLLHWGYYPDSYDTWIPASEIEASVEDAPTPEKPRKVHAKWILDTDTFNEWMNEEDYEVNDDKNPVSRRKKISAKTLTDEVNSPDSDRRDKKGGNYKKRKRSPSPSPTPEAKKKNAKKGPSTPYTKSKRGHREEEQEDLTKDMDEPSPVPNVEEVTLPKTVNTKKDSESAPVKGGTMTDLDEQEDESMETTGKDEDENSTGNKGEQTKNPDLHEDNVTEQTHHIIIPSYAAWFDYNSVHAIERRALPEFFNGKNKSKTPEIYLAYRNFMIDTYRLNPQEYLTSTACRRNLAGDVCAIMRVHAFLEQWGLINYQVDAESRPTPMGPPPTSHFHVLADTPSGLVPLQPKTPQGRQGDADTKAGRKGKELDDLVPETAKGKPELQTSASQQMLNFPDKGKEKPTDMQNFGLRTDMYTKKNVPAKSKAAASATREWTEQETLLLLEALEMYKDDWNKVSEHVGSRTQDECILHFLRLPIEDPYLEDSEASLGPLAYQPIPFSQSGNPVMSTVAFLASVVDPRVASAAAKSALEEFSKMKEEVPTALVEAHVRKVEEAAKVTGKADPAFGLESSGIAGTTSDEPERIEESGTDEARAEGQATEEKKEPKEPREGVGAVEEEAKEKTSEAPKKDEEKGKEGDSEKESEKSDGDPIVDPEKEKEPKEGQEEVLKEVVESEGERKTKVERDIGEGNLSTAAAAALAAAAVKAKHLAAVEERKIKSLVALLVETQMKKLEIKLRHFEELETIMDREREALEYQRQQLLADRQAFHMEQLKYAEMRARQQHFQQMHQQQQQPPPALPPGSQPIPPTGAAGPPTVHGLAMAPASVAPAPASSGVPPGSLGPSEQIGQTGSTAGPQQQQPAGAPQPGAVPPGVPPPGPHGPSPFPNQQTPPSMMPGAVPGSGHPGVAAQSPAIVAAVQGNLLPSASPLPDPGTPLPPDPTAPSPGTVTPVPPPQ, via the exons ATGGCGGTGCGGAAGAAGGACGGCGGCCCCAACGTGAAGTACTACGAGGCCGCGGACACGGTGACCCAGTTCGACAACGTGCGGCTCTGGCTCGGCAAGAACTACAAGAAG TATATACAAGCTGAGCCACCCACCAACAAGTCCCTGTCCAGCCTGGTTGTACAGTTGCTACAATTTCAGGAAGAAGTTTTTGGCAAACATGTCAGCAATGCACCGCTCACTAAACTGCCG ATCAAATGTTTCCTAGATTTCAAAGCAGGAGGCTCCCTGTGCCACATACTTGCAGCTGCCTACAAATTCAAGAGTGACCAGGGATG GCGGCGTTACGACTTCCAGAACCCATCACGCATGGACCGCAACGTGGAAATGTTCATGACCATCGAGAAGTCCTTGGTGCAG AATAATTGCCTGTCTCGACCAAACATTTTTCTGTGCCCCGAAATTGAACCCAAACTGCTAGGAAAATTAAAGGACATTATCAAGAGACACCAG GGAACGGTCACGGAGGATAGGAACAGTGCCTCCCATGTTGTGTATCCTGTCCCAGGGAACCTGGAAGAAG AGGAATGGGTGCGACCAGTCATGAAGAGGGACAAGCAGGTTCTTCTGCACTGGGGCTATTACCCTGACAG TTACGACACGTGGATCCCGGCCAGTGAAATTGAAGCGTCTGTGGAAGATGCCCCGACTCCCGAGAAACCTCGGAAG GTTCATGCGAAGTGGATCCTGGACACAGACACCttcaatgaatggatgaatgaggaAGACTATGAAGTAAATGATGACAAAAACCCTGTCTCCCGCCGAAAGAAGATTTCAGCCAAGACACTGACAGATGAG GTGAACAGCCCGGATTCAGATCGACGGGACAAGAAGGGGGGGAACTATAAGAAAAGGAAGCGCTCCCCCTCTCCTTCACCAACCCCAGAAGCTAAGAAGAAAAATGCTAAGAAAGG TCCCTCAACACCTTACACCAAGTCCAAGCGTGGCCACAGAGAAGAGGAGCAAGAAGACCTAACAAAGGACATGGATGAGCCCTCACCAGTCCCCAACGTAGAAGAGGTGACATTGCCCAAAACAG TCAACACTAAGAAGGACTCGGAGTCAGCCCCGGTCAAAGGAGGCACCATGACTGACCTGG atgAACAGGAGGATGAAAGCATGGAGACCACGGGCAAG GATGAGGATGAAAACAGTACGGGGAACAAGGGGGAGCAGACCAAGAACCCGGACCTGCATGAGGACAATGTGACTGAGCAGACCCACCACATCATCATTCCCAGCTATGCAGCCTGGTTCGATTATAATAG TGTTCATGCCATTGAGCGGCGGGCCCTCCCTGAGTTCTTCAACGGCAAGAACAAGTCCAAGACTCCAGAAAT CTACCTGGCCTACCGAAACTTCATGATTGACACTTACCGGCTGAACCCCCAGGAGTATCTCACCTCTACCGCCTGCCGCAGGAACCTGGCGGGCGATGTCTGTGCCATCATGAG GGTCCACGCCTTCCTAGAGCAGTGGGGTCTTATAAACTACCAGGTGGATGCTGAGAGTCGACCAACCCCAATGGGACCTCCACCCACCTCTCACTTCCATGTCTTAGCGGACACGCCCTCAGGGCTGGTGCCTCTGCAACCCAAGACCCCACAG GGCCGCCAGGGTGATGCTGATACCAAGGCTGGGCGCAAGGGCAAAGAGCTGGACGACCTGGTGCCAGAGACCGCTAAGGGCAAGCCAGAGCTG CAGACCTCTGCTTCCCAACAAATGCTCAACTTCCCTGACAAAGGCAAAGAGAAACCAACAGACATGCAGAACTTCGGGCTGCGCACAGACATGTACACAAAGAAGAACGTGCCCGCCAAG AGCAAAGCTGCGGCCAGTGCCACGCGAGAGTGGACGGAGCAGGAGACCCTTCTTCTCCTGGAG GCTCTGGAAATGTACAAAGACGACTGGAACAAAGTGTCTGAGCATGTGGGAAGCCGCACGCAGGACGAGTGCATCTTGCATTTTCTTCGTCTTCCCATTGAAGACCCGTACCTGGAGGACTCGGAGGCCTCTCTGGGCCCCCTGGCCTACCAGCCCATCCCTTTCAGTCAGTCCGGCAACCCCGTCATGAGCACTGTCGCCTTCCTGGCCTCCGTCGTCGATCCTCGAGTCGCCTCTGCTGCTGCAAAGTCGGCTCTAG AGGAGTTCTCTAAAATGAAGGAAGAGGTACCCACAGCCTTGGTGGAGGCCCATGTTCGGAAAGTGGAGGAAGCAGCCAAAGTGACAGGCAAGGCGGACCCAGCCTTCGGCCTGGAAAGTAGTGGTATTGCCGGAACCACCTCTGATGAGCCTGAGCGGATTG AGGAGAGCGGGACTGACGAGGCACGGGCGGAGGGCCAGGCCACAGAGGAGAAGAAGGAACCCAAG GAACCCCGAGAAGGAGTTGGGGCTGTGGAGGAAGAAGCAAAAGAGAAGACTAGCGAGGCTCCCAAGAAAgatgaagagaaagggaaagaaggcgACAGTGAGAAGGAGTCAGAGAAGAGTGATGGGGACCCCATAG TTGACCCTGAGAAGGAGAAGGAGCcaaaggaggggcaggaggaagtgCTGAAGGAAGTGGTGGAGTCAGAGGGGGAAAGGAAGACCAAGGTGGAGAGGGACATTGGTGAGGGCAATCTCTccaccgctgctgctgctgcgctgGCTGCCGCCGCTGTGAAGGCCAAG cacTTGGCTGCTGTTGAGGAGAGGAAGATCAAATCTCTGGTGGCCCTGCTAGTGGAGACCCAGATGAAAAAGCTGGAGATCAAACTCCGGCACTTTGAGGAGCTGGAGACGATCATGGACCGGGAGCGAGAAGCA CTGGAGTATCAGAGGCAGCAGCTCCTGGCCGACAGGCAAGCCTTCCACATGGAGCAGCTGAAGTATGCGGAGATGAGGGCTCGGCAGCAGCACTTCCAGCAAatgcaccagcagcagcagcagccacctccagccctgcccccaggctcccagcctaTCCCACCTACAGGCGCTGCTGGGCCACCCACAGTCCATGGCTTGGCGATGGCTCCGGCTTCTGTGGCCCCTGCTCCTGCTagcagtggggtccctcctgGAAGCTTGGGCCCCTCTGAACAGATTGGGCAGACAGGGTCAACTGCAGGGCCACAGCAGCAACAACCAGCCGGAGCCCCCCAACCTGGGGCAGTCCCACCAGGGGTACCACCCCCTGGACCCCATG GCCCCTCACCGTTCCCCAACCAACAAACTCCTCCCTCAATGATGCCAGGGGCAGTGCCAGGCAGCGGGCACCCAGGCGTGGCGG CCCAGAGCCCTGCCATTGTGGCAGCTGTTCAGGGCAACCTCCTGCCCAGTGCCAGCCCACTGCCAG ACCCAGGCACCCCCCTGCCTCCAGACCCCACAGCCCCGAGCCCAGGCACAGTCACCCCTGTGCCACCTCCACAGTGA
- the SMARCC2 gene encoding SWI/SNF complex subunit SMARCC2 isoform X7 produces MAVRKKDGGPNVKYYEAADTVTQFDNVRLWLGKNYKKYIQAEPPTNKSLSSLVVQLLQFQEEVFGKHVSNAPLTKLPIKCFLDFKAGGSLCHILAAAYKFKSDQGWRRYDFQNPSRMDRNVEMFMTIEKSLVQNNCLSRPNIFLCPEIEPKLLGKLKDIIKRHQGTVTEDRNSASHVVYPVPGNLEEEEWVRPVMKRDKQVLLHWGYYPDSYDTWIPASEIEASVEDAPTPEKPRKVHAKWILDTDTFNEWMNEEDYEVNDDKNPVSRRKKISAKTLTDEVNSPDSDRRDKKGGNYKKRKRSPSPSPTPEAKKKNAKKGPSTPYTKSKRGHREEEQEDLTKDMDEPSPVPNVEEVTLPKTVNTKKDSESAPVKGGTMTDLDEQEDESMETTGKDEDENSTGNKGEQTKNPDLHEDNVTEQTHHIIIPSYAAWFDYNSVHAIERRALPEFFNGKNKSKTPEIYLAYRNFMIDTYRLNPQEYLTSTACRRNLAGDVCAIMRVHAFLEQWGLINYQVDAESRPTPMGPPPTSHFHVLADTPSGLVPLQPKTPQGRQGDADTKAGRKGKELDDLVPETAKGKPELQTSASQQMLNFPDKGKEKPTDMQNFGLRTDMYTKKNVPAKSKAAASATREWTEQETLLLLEALEMYKDDWNKVSEHVGSRTQDECILHFLRLPIEDPYLEDSEASLGPLAYQPIPFSQSGNPVMSTVAFLASVVDPRVASAAAKSALEEFSKMKEEVPTALVEAHVRKVEEAAKVTGKADPAFGLESSGIAGTTSDEPERIGPEESGTDEARAEGQATEEKKEPKEPREGVGAVEEEAKEKTSEAPKKDEEKGKEGDSEKESEKSDGDPIVDPEKEKEPKEGQEEVLKEVVESEGERKTKVERDIGEGNLSTAAAAALAAAAVKAKHLAAVEERKIKSLVALLVETQMKKLEIKLRHFEELETIMDREREALEYQRQQLLADRQAFHMEQLKYAEMRARQQHFQQMHQQQQQPPPALPPGSQPIPPTGAAGPPTVHGLAMAPASVAPAPASSGVPPGSLGPSEQIGQTGSTAGPQQQQPAGAPQPGAVPPGVPPPGPHGPSPFPNQQTPPSMMPGAVPGSGHPGVAAQSPAIVAAVQGNLLPSASPLPDPGTPLPPDPTAPSPGTVTPVPPPQ; encoded by the exons ATGGCGGTGCGGAAGAAGGACGGCGGCCCCAACGTGAAGTACTACGAGGCCGCGGACACGGTGACCCAGTTCGACAACGTGCGGCTCTGGCTCGGCAAGAACTACAAGAAG TATATACAAGCTGAGCCACCCACCAACAAGTCCCTGTCCAGCCTGGTTGTACAGTTGCTACAATTTCAGGAAGAAGTTTTTGGCAAACATGTCAGCAATGCACCGCTCACTAAACTGCCG ATCAAATGTTTCCTAGATTTCAAAGCAGGAGGCTCCCTGTGCCACATACTTGCAGCTGCCTACAAATTCAAGAGTGACCAGGGATG GCGGCGTTACGACTTCCAGAACCCATCACGCATGGACCGCAACGTGGAAATGTTCATGACCATCGAGAAGTCCTTGGTGCAG AATAATTGCCTGTCTCGACCAAACATTTTTCTGTGCCCCGAAATTGAACCCAAACTGCTAGGAAAATTAAAGGACATTATCAAGAGACACCAG GGAACGGTCACGGAGGATAGGAACAGTGCCTCCCATGTTGTGTATCCTGTCCCAGGGAACCTGGAAGAAG AGGAATGGGTGCGACCAGTCATGAAGAGGGACAAGCAGGTTCTTCTGCACTGGGGCTATTACCCTGACAG TTACGACACGTGGATCCCGGCCAGTGAAATTGAAGCGTCTGTGGAAGATGCCCCGACTCCCGAGAAACCTCGGAAG GTTCATGCGAAGTGGATCCTGGACACAGACACCttcaatgaatggatgaatgaggaAGACTATGAAGTAAATGATGACAAAAACCCTGTCTCCCGCCGAAAGAAGATTTCAGCCAAGACACTGACAGATGAG GTGAACAGCCCGGATTCAGATCGACGGGACAAGAAGGGGGGGAACTATAAGAAAAGGAAGCGCTCCCCCTCTCCTTCACCAACCCCAGAAGCTAAGAAGAAAAATGCTAAGAAAGG TCCCTCAACACCTTACACCAAGTCCAAGCGTGGCCACAGAGAAGAGGAGCAAGAAGACCTAACAAAGGACATGGATGAGCCCTCACCAGTCCCCAACGTAGAAGAGGTGACATTGCCCAAAACAG TCAACACTAAGAAGGACTCGGAGTCAGCCCCGGTCAAAGGAGGCACCATGACTGACCTGG atgAACAGGAGGATGAAAGCATGGAGACCACGGGCAAG GATGAGGATGAAAACAGTACGGGGAACAAGGGGGAGCAGACCAAGAACCCGGACCTGCATGAGGACAATGTGACTGAGCAGACCCACCACATCATCATTCCCAGCTATGCAGCCTGGTTCGATTATAATAG TGTTCATGCCATTGAGCGGCGGGCCCTCCCTGAGTTCTTCAACGGCAAGAACAAGTCCAAGACTCCAGAAAT CTACCTGGCCTACCGAAACTTCATGATTGACACTTACCGGCTGAACCCCCAGGAGTATCTCACCTCTACCGCCTGCCGCAGGAACCTGGCGGGCGATGTCTGTGCCATCATGAG GGTCCACGCCTTCCTAGAGCAGTGGGGTCTTATAAACTACCAGGTGGATGCTGAGAGTCGACCAACCCCAATGGGACCTCCACCCACCTCTCACTTCCATGTCTTAGCGGACACGCCCTCAGGGCTGGTGCCTCTGCAACCCAAGACCCCACAG GGCCGCCAGGGTGATGCTGATACCAAGGCTGGGCGCAAGGGCAAAGAGCTGGACGACCTGGTGCCAGAGACCGCTAAGGGCAAGCCAGAGCTG CAGACCTCTGCTTCCCAACAAATGCTCAACTTCCCTGACAAAGGCAAAGAGAAACCAACAGACATGCAGAACTTCGGGCTGCGCACAGACATGTACACAAAGAAGAACGTGCCCGCCAAG AGCAAAGCTGCGGCCAGTGCCACGCGAGAGTGGACGGAGCAGGAGACCCTTCTTCTCCTGGAG GCTCTGGAAATGTACAAAGACGACTGGAACAAAGTGTCTGAGCATGTGGGAAGCCGCACGCAGGACGAGTGCATCTTGCATTTTCTTCGTCTTCCCATTGAAGACCCGTACCTGGAGGACTCGGAGGCCTCTCTGGGCCCCCTGGCCTACCAGCCCATCCCTTTCAGTCAGTCCGGCAACCCCGTCATGAGCACTGTCGCCTTCCTGGCCTCCGTCGTCGATCCTCGAGTCGCCTCTGCTGCTGCAAAGTCGGCTCTAG AGGAGTTCTCTAAAATGAAGGAAGAGGTACCCACAGCCTTGGTGGAGGCCCATGTTCGGAAAGTGGAGGAAGCAGCCAAAGTGACAGGCAAGGCGGACCCAGCCTTCGGCCTGGAAAGTAGTGGTATTGCCGGAACCACCTCTGATGAGCCTGAGCGGATTGG CCCAGAGGAGAGCGGGACTGACGAGGCACGGGCGGAGGGCCAGGCCACAGAGGAGAAGAAGGAACCCAAG GAACCCCGAGAAGGAGTTGGGGCTGTGGAGGAAGAAGCAAAAGAGAAGACTAGCGAGGCTCCCAAGAAAgatgaagagaaagggaaagaaggcgACAGTGAGAAGGAGTCAGAGAAGAGTGATGGGGACCCCATAG TTGACCCTGAGAAGGAGAAGGAGCcaaaggaggggcaggaggaagtgCTGAAGGAAGTGGTGGAGTCAGAGGGGGAAAGGAAGACCAAGGTGGAGAGGGACATTGGTGAGGGCAATCTCTccaccgctgctgctgctgcgctgGCTGCCGCCGCTGTGAAGGCCAAG cacTTGGCTGCTGTTGAGGAGAGGAAGATCAAATCTCTGGTGGCCCTGCTAGTGGAGACCCAGATGAAAAAGCTGGAGATCAAACTCCGGCACTTTGAGGAGCTGGAGACGATCATGGACCGGGAGCGAGAAGCA CTGGAGTATCAGAGGCAGCAGCTCCTGGCCGACAGGCAAGCCTTCCACATGGAGCAGCTGAAGTATGCGGAGATGAGGGCTCGGCAGCAGCACTTCCAGCAAatgcaccagcagcagcagcagccacctccagccctgcccccaggctcccagcctaTCCCACCTACAGGCGCTGCTGGGCCACCCACAGTCCATGGCTTGGCGATGGCTCCGGCTTCTGTGGCCCCTGCTCCTGCTagcagtggggtccctcctgGAAGCTTGGGCCCCTCTGAACAGATTGGGCAGACAGGGTCAACTGCAGGGCCACAGCAGCAACAACCAGCCGGAGCCCCCCAACCTGGGGCAGTCCCACCAGGGGTACCACCCCCTGGACCCCATG GCCCCTCACCGTTCCCCAACCAACAAACTCCTCCCTCAATGATGCCAGGGGCAGTGCCAGGCAGCGGGCACCCAGGCGTGGCGG CCCAGAGCCCTGCCATTGTGGCAGCTGTTCAGGGCAACCTCCTGCCCAGTGCCAGCCCACTGCCAG ACCCAGGCACCCCCCTGCCTCCAGACCCCACAGCCCCGAGCCCAGGCACAGTCACCCCTGTGCCACCTCCACAGTGA